A portion of the Manihot esculenta cultivar AM560-2 chromosome 2, M.esculenta_v8, whole genome shotgun sequence genome contains these proteins:
- the LOC110602958 gene encoding E3 ubiquitin-protein ligase RING1 has translation MASIYQYYMWQDSSANAHHSLPDNSAGPTATDSDTIDIHLHFHHLLEIHYPENTSIPLATTHISYPFPRNLFLSQDSRSAAVDALLSTIGASRDFIESVTPDVSSFAFDMVTLPCNSKVKVLTMGLAIFVVTPYDDRQEIDRALSEIMQENPRFEPASKSCIEGLKRVKLVGDSTMMEKCMICLEKEMVGQEVICLPCGHIFHGDCIVRWLETSHLCPLCRFSMNL, from the coding sequence ATGGCATCCATCTACCAGTACTACATGTGGCAAGATTCCTCCGCCAACGCCCACCATTCTTTGCCAGACAATTCCGCAGGCCCTACCGCTACTGATAGCGACACAATCGATATCCATCTCCACTTCCACCATCTTCTTGAAATACATTACCCTGAGAACACTTCAATTCCCTTGGCCACAACCCACATATCATACCCTTTTCCACGCAACCTATTCTTGTCCCAAGACTCTCGCTCAGCTGCTGTAGACGCTCTTCTTTCCACCATCGGTGCATCAAGAGACTTCATTGAATCTGTCACTCCTGATGTTTCCTCGTTCGCTTTCGACATGGTTACTCTTCCATGCAACAGCAAGGTTAAGGTACTGACCATGGGTTTGGCTATCTTTGTTGTTACCCCTTACGATGATCGACAAGAGATAGATCGTGCTTTAAGCGAAATAATGCAAGAAAATCCAAGGTTTGAGCCTGCGAGTAAATCTTGCATTGAGGGTTTAAAGAGGGTTAAGCTTGTTGGCGATTCGACGATGATGGAGAAATGCATGATATGTTTGGAGAAAGAAATGGTTGGTCAGGAGGTTATTTGCTTGCCTTGTGGGCATATTTTCCATGGAGATTGTATCGTTAGGTGGCTAGAAACTAGCCATTTGTGCCCTTTATGCAGGTTTTCGATGAACTTGTGA